One genomic region from Vibrio cyclitrophicus encodes:
- a CDS encoding GatB/YqeY domain-containing protein, with translation MALIEQLKEEQKLAMKAKDKPRLGTIRLALSAIKQREVDERITLNDDDILAVLVKMVKQRRDSVAQYESANRQDLADVEKAEITVLEGFMPQPLTEEEVIALLDSAIAEAQPAGMQDMGKVMAILKPQIQGRADMGKVSGLVRSKLA, from the coding sequence ATGGCTCTTATTGAACAACTCAAAGAAGAGCAAAAATTAGCGATGAAAGCCAAGGACAAACCGCGCCTTGGCACTATCCGCTTAGCTCTTTCAGCAATTAAGCAACGTGAAGTTGACGAACGGATCACTCTGAACGACGACGACATTCTTGCTGTATTAGTTAAAATGGTTAAGCAACGTCGCGATTCTGTTGCTCAATATGAATCGGCAAATCGTCAAGATCTTGCTGATGTGGAAAAAGCAGAAATTACTGTACTTGAAGGCTTTATGCCTCAGCCGTTAACCGAAGAAGAAGTTATTGCACTACTTGATAGCGCAATCGCCGAAGCTCAACCAGCGGGCATGCAAGACATGGGTAAAGTAATGGCTATCTTGAAACCACAAATTCAAGGGCGTGCAGATATGGGTAAAGTGAGTGGTTTAGTTCGTTCTAAACTCGCTTAA